A stretch of Methanosphaerula palustris E1-9c DNA encodes these proteins:
- the gatA gene encoding Asp-tRNA(Asn)/Glu-tRNA(Gln) amidotransferase subunit GatA codes for MAGEQEDQFNAFITRCTTDRDKSDRQRTGRLAGQYIAVKDNITTSGIMTTCGSAILNGYIPPYDAHVITKIVNEGAIIAGKTNMDEFGMGTTTENSAFGPTRNPVNPERVPGGSSGGSAAAVAAGLVPMALGTDTGGSIRCPASFCGIVGLKPTYSRVSRYGLIAYANSLEQIGPMARTVTGVSDLMQVIAGYDSRDATSTDHPYHHTPSADISGKRIGVPEEFFGTGVDAHVAETVRKAIDRLEAGGAEIVPCSMKSMAYALAAYYVICTSEASSNLARYDGVRYGVPVDTTPQWHDAFRAVRGERFGPEVQRRILLGTFALSAGYYGKYYAKAQIARQQVRADFDRLFQEVDLLAGPTMPTVAFRLGEMADPLSMYLADILTVPANLAGVPAISVPCGTVDGMPVGLQVMGRPFDDEGVVDAAYAYEQGAI; via the coding sequence ATGGCGGGTGAACAGGAGGACCAGTTCAACGCGTTCATCACCCGATGCACGACCGATAGGGATAAATCGGATCGGCAGAGGACCGGCCGGCTGGCCGGTCAGTACATCGCAGTCAAGGATAACATCACCACATCCGGGATCATGACCACCTGCGGTTCTGCGATCCTGAACGGATATATTCCCCCCTATGATGCGCATGTGATCACCAAAATAGTGAATGAAGGGGCGATCATCGCAGGGAAGACCAATATGGATGAGTTCGGGATGGGGACCACGACAGAGAACAGTGCTTTTGGGCCGACCAGGAATCCGGTGAACCCGGAACGGGTGCCCGGCGGTTCTTCCGGCGGCTCGGCAGCTGCGGTGGCGGCCGGTCTGGTGCCGATGGCGCTCGGGACCGATACCGGCGGCTCGATTCGATGTCCTGCTTCGTTCTGTGGAATCGTGGGGCTCAAACCCACCTATAGTCGGGTCTCCCGGTACGGGCTGATCGCCTATGCCAATTCGCTCGAACAGATCGGACCGATGGCACGGACCGTGACCGGGGTATCGGACCTGATGCAGGTGATCGCCGGGTATGATTCCCGGGACGCCACCTCCACCGATCATCCCTACCATCATACGCCCAGTGCAGATATCTCCGGAAAACGGATCGGGGTGCCGGAGGAGTTCTTCGGTACAGGGGTCGACGCCCACGTCGCCGAAACGGTCAGAAAGGCAATCGACCGGCTGGAGGCCGGCGGGGCTGAGATCGTCCCCTGCTCGATGAAGAGTATGGCCTATGCCCTGGCCGCCTATTATGTGATCTGTACCTCTGAGGCGAGTTCGAACCTGGCCAGGTATGACGGCGTCAGGTACGGCGTTCCGGTCGATACCACACCTCAGTGGCACGACGCCTTTCGGGCGGTGCGTGGCGAAAGGTTCGGTCCGGAAGTGCAGCGCCGGATCCTGCTCGGCACCTTCGCCCTCTCTGCAGGCTATTATGGAAAGTACTATGCCAAGGCGCAGATCGCCAGGCAGCAGGTCCGGGCAGACTTCGACCGGCTCTTTCAGGAGGTCGATCTCCTTGCCGGGCCGACGATGCCGACCGTGGCCTTCAGGCTCGGGGAGATGGCAGATCCGCTCTCGATGTACCTTGCGGACATCCTGACGGTGCCGGCGAACCTGGCCGGGGTGCCGGCGATCTCGGTGCCCTGCGGCACGGTCGACGGGATGCCGGTCGGTCTGCAGGTGATGGGGAGGCCGTTCGATGACGAAGGGGTCGTGGACGCTGCCTATGCCTACGAACAGGGGGCGATCTGA
- a CDS encoding asparagine synthase C-terminal domain-containing protein, whose amino-acid sequence MTAIDVKGWVEKDGNRLSINEIEELIRTGPEQFSECGGEFLVRWDDCAARDHWGIMPGEIDAGTVTCKGNIMCRVDPPADASSLEEAIVTAVRLRSDEGVTALSGGVDSTLVAAIAERPCVAVGVEDSHDLVRARHAAEALHLSCDYVTIKPDAVEEALAAVIPVIPARDPVNISIAATMYFVASYARENGYTRILAGQGADELFGGYSRYLVSTDLAATFAEDFKGLALQGARDQAVAGLFGAYLSMPYLDVRVVRAAEAISPSDRVSGGIRKKPLREVAARYIPAEIADYDKKAMQYGTGVWKVIQHLARHNGYNKSVQGYLNHVGRLHDGA is encoded by the coding sequence ATGACAGCAATCGATGTGAAGGGCTGGGTTGAAAAGGATGGTAACCGCCTCTCGATCAATGAGATAGAGGAACTGATCCGCACTGGCCCGGAACAGTTCTCAGAGTGCGGCGGAGAGTTTTTGGTTCGCTGGGACGACTGCGCCGCACGGGATCACTGGGGGATCATGCCGGGGGAGATCGATGCCGGGACGGTCACCTGCAAGGGGAATATCATGTGCAGGGTCGACCCCCCTGCCGACGCTTCTTCCCTGGAAGAGGCGATCGTCACCGCCGTCCGTCTCCGGAGCGATGAAGGAGTGACGGCCCTCTCCGGTGGCGTCGACTCGACCCTGGTTGCGGCCATCGCAGAGCGGCCGTGCGTCGCGGTTGGGGTCGAGGATTCGCATGACCTTGTCCGGGCCAGGCATGCAGCCGAGGCTCTGCACCTCTCCTGTGATTATGTTACGATCAAACCGGATGCGGTTGAAGAAGCGCTGGCAGCGGTGATCCCGGTGATCCCTGCCCGCGATCCGGTGAACATCTCGATCGCGGCCACGATGTACTTTGTCGCCTCCTATGCCCGGGAGAACGGGTATACCCGGATCCTGGCCGGGCAGGGGGCCGACGAACTCTTCGGCGGGTACTCCCGGTACCTGGTGAGCACCGACCTTGCGGCCACTTTCGCCGAGGATTTTAAGGGACTTGCCCTGCAGGGAGCCCGGGACCAGGCCGTTGCAGGCCTCTTCGGCGCCTACCTCTCGATGCCGTACCTGGATGTCCGGGTTGTGCGCGCTGCCGAGGCGATCAGTCCCTCTGACCGGGTCTCCGGCGGGATCCGGAAAAAACCGCTCAGAGAGGTTGCAGCACGGTATATTCCGGCAGAGATCGCAGATTACGATAAGAAGGCGATGCAGTATGGAACCGGGGTCTGGAAGGTGATCCAGCACCTCGCCCGTCACAATGGTTATAACAAGTCGGTACAAGGGTACTTAAATCACGTGGGGAGACTACACGATGGTGCTTGA
- a CDS encoding PAS domain S-box protein, whose amino-acid sequence MSQLYHILYVDDEPALLDITRIFLENGGVFSVDCAMSGSEALSRIAAGNYDAVVSDYQMPGMDGITLLKKVRETDKTLPFILFTGKGREEVVIEAINSGVDFYLQKGGEPKSQYAELSHKICTAIARHTYENALKESEEQYRNLVETTGTGYVIVDKDGRVTTANDEYLRLTGRSSFAEIEGRPVTDWTAPYDLERNAREIEHIFGTGQVRGLEIDYQRPDGTFQPVEINASVVQSGSGQIVLTLCRDIAERKRTERELEKKSEELNASYDQLTASHALLRQTIDELSRSEEALKSSEERVRQKLERLLSPTAESGNLDLEEIIDTQEIQSMMDDFYAITHIGIGIIDRRGKVLIGTGWQTICTHFHRSNPETCENCLESDIYLTEGVAPGTIRRYKCKNNMWDLVTPIIVGGNHVGNLFLGQFLYDDESPDIKLFRAQAVRYGFDEDAYLAALDLVPRWNRKTVDTVMAFYARFARMISTLSFSNIALARTVSERDRLLYSLQESERKYRNLYRFAQVGLFETSLKDGTVVACNEVYATLAGYLSVEDAIGKDIVHLYENPDDRKEVIRLLREQGSIDDHIVQFKNHLTGRPFWAQFSARINREKDEAEGTIVDITEQKRIESELERKNQELMESYEHLTVSEEELKSQFDALVDTERTLRINEERLLMAQDISHSGSWEYHVVTDIIWGSAEGLRLFGFPPIAGDFPLDEIEGCIPERERVHQALVDLIDAGREYNLEYAINPADGSPQRFIHSIARLEKDAQGRPHRVMGVLQDITERKQTELKLRDALIESERFREALDHVSAYIYMKDLQSRYVYANRPTLELFGCSAGELAGCDDTCYFPPDTVKHLQEVDSHVFAGEPVSEEIEVADTGSGRCVVYWEVKTPIFVDTEHTMVSGLLGISTDITERKRAEEAFRESEERFRAIFNASFQFIGLMKTDGTLIEANQSALDFTGITSDQIINKPLWESHWWQGDEEQVRHLKDAIARAAAGQFVRYEVELQGAGETRGLFDFSIKPVFAPNGTVVLLVAEGRDISSRKQAEDALVKVNRKLNILNDLTRKDLTSRIFVMKSFLELAEHSAVGQTGVLQYLQKIEPVMQSINEITEFTRDYQNMGETPPTWQNVKLTMLYGISHIFLGDISHSLETENLEIFADPLLEKAFQGLFENTIEHGGQVGHIRVWYKETNRGAVIFFENDGAGIPEDQKERIFLRGEGTRSPVRGLFFVREILDLTGITIQETGDPVGGVRFEITVPQGAYRLAGI is encoded by the coding sequence AGGTGGTGATCGAGGCCATCAACAGCGGTGTGGATTTTTACCTCCAGAAAGGGGGTGAACCGAAGTCACAGTATGCCGAACTTTCCCATAAGATCTGTACCGCGATAGCACGGCACACCTATGAGAATGCACTGAAAGAGAGCGAAGAGCAGTACCGGAACCTGGTTGAGACCACAGGAACCGGTTATGTTATCGTTGATAAAGACGGACGGGTCACGACGGCAAATGATGAATATCTCCGGTTGACCGGCCGGTCAAGCTTTGCTGAAATCGAAGGAAGGCCGGTTACCGACTGGACTGCCCCCTATGACCTTGAGAGGAATGCACGGGAAATTGAGCATATCTTCGGGACAGGACAGGTACGGGGTCTTGAGATCGATTACCAGAGACCGGACGGGACCTTTCAACCAGTAGAGATCAACGCCTCGGTAGTTCAGTCGGGTTCGGGGCAGATCGTTCTGACCCTGTGCCGGGATATTGCAGAACGCAAACGGACTGAACGGGAACTGGAAAAGAAAAGTGAGGAGTTGAATGCCTCCTACGATCAGCTGACCGCTTCCCATGCACTGCTCCGACAGACCATCGACGAATTAAGCAGGAGCGAAGAGGCCCTGAAGTCGAGCGAGGAACGGGTCCGGCAGAAACTCGAAAGGCTCCTCTCCCCCACGGCAGAAAGTGGGAACCTGGACCTCGAAGAGATCATCGATACGCAGGAGATCCAGTCGATGATGGATGACTTCTATGCTATCACGCATATCGGTATTGGGATTATTGATCGCAGGGGAAAGGTCCTGATCGGGACCGGGTGGCAGACTATCTGTACACACTTTCACCGGTCAAATCCGGAAACCTGTGAAAATTGTCTTGAAAGCGATATCTATCTCACGGAAGGGGTAGCACCAGGGACGATCCGGAGATACAAATGCAAAAATAATATGTGGGATCTTGTCACCCCGATCATCGTCGGTGGAAACCACGTGGGCAATCTCTTTCTTGGCCAGTTCCTGTATGATGATGAATCCCCTGATATTAAGCTCTTCCGTGCACAGGCAGTACGGTATGGATTTGATGAAGATGCCTACCTTGCCGCTCTCGATCTGGTTCCCCGGTGGAACAGGAAGACCGTCGACACGGTCATGGCATTTTATGCCAGGTTCGCCCGGATGATCTCCACGCTCAGTTTCAGCAACATCGCGCTGGCCCGGACAGTGAGCGAGCGGGACAGACTGCTTTATTCCCTGCAGGAGAGCGAGCGGAAGTACCGCAACCTGTACCGGTTTGCGCAGGTAGGATTGTTCGAGACAAGCCTCAAAGACGGTACAGTTGTTGCATGCAACGAGGTGTATGCCACCCTTGCAGGGTATTTATCGGTTGAAGATGCAATCGGAAAGGACATTGTCCACCTGTATGAGAATCCCGACGACCGCAAAGAGGTGATCCGTCTTCTCCGTGAGCAGGGATCTATCGACGATCATATCGTTCAGTTCAAAAACCATCTGACCGGGCGTCCGTTCTGGGCGCAGTTCTCCGCCCGGATCAACCGGGAAAAGGATGAAGCGGAAGGCACCATCGTCGACATCACTGAACAGAAAAGGATTGAATCGGAGCTGGAACGAAAGAACCAGGAACTGATGGAATCCTATGAACACCTGACCGTGTCAGAGGAGGAACTTAAAAGCCAGTTCGACGCCCTTGTTGATACTGAACGGACGCTCCGGATAAACGAAGAACGGTTGCTGATGGCGCAGGATATCAGTCACTCAGGCAGCTGGGAATATCACGTCGTGACCGATATAATCTGGGGGTCAGCTGAAGGGCTCCGCCTCTTTGGTTTCCCCCCGATAGCCGGCGATTTCCCCCTCGATGAGATCGAAGGATGCATTCCGGAGCGTGAACGGGTCCATCAGGCCCTCGTAGACCTGATCGATGCAGGGAGAGAGTATAATCTTGAATACGCCATCAACCCCGCAGACGGTTCCCCCCAAAGGTTCATTCATTCGATCGCCCGGCTCGAAAAGGATGCGCAGGGCAGGCCGCATCGGGTGATGGGTGTATTACAGGATATCACCGAACGCAAGCAGACCGAGCTCAAACTGAGAGATGCGCTCATCGAATCAGAGCGCTTTCGCGAGGCGCTGGATCATGTTTCCGCCTATATCTACATGAAGGACCTGCAGTCCCGATACGTGTATGCCAACCGGCCAACGCTGGAACTGTTTGGTTGTTCTGCCGGGGAACTGGCGGGGTGCGACGATACTTGCTATTTCCCGCCCGACACCGTCAAGCATCTGCAGGAAGTAGATTCCCACGTCTTCGCGGGTGAACCTGTGTCTGAAGAGATTGAGGTTGCCGATACCGGGTCCGGCCGGTGCGTCGTCTATTGGGAAGTCAAGACTCCTATCTTTGTGGACACCGAGCATACAATGGTTTCAGGTTTGCTGGGCATTTCAACAGACATCACCGAACGGAAGCGAGCCGAGGAGGCGTTTCGGGAGAGTGAAGAGCGGTTCAGGGCGATCTTCAACGCTTCGTTTCAGTTCATCGGATTGATGAAGACGGATGGCACCCTGATAGAAGCAAATCAGTCAGCATTGGACTTTACCGGGATAACATCCGATCAGATAATCAATAAACCGCTCTGGGAGTCTCACTGGTGGCAGGGAGATGAAGAGCAGGTACGTCACCTGAAGGATGCAATTGCCCGGGCTGCGGCAGGGCAGTTTGTGCGGTACGAGGTGGAATTACAGGGAGCCGGGGAGACCCGGGGGCTCTTTGACTTCTCGATCAAGCCGGTTTTTGCCCCGAATGGCACTGTTGTGCTGCTCGTCGCCGAAGGACGCGACATCTCTTCCCGCAAACAGGCGGAAGATGCTCTCGTGAAGGTGAACCGGAAACTGAACATTCTCAACGATCTGACAAGGAAGGATCTGACGAGTCGAATCTTTGTCATGAAGAGTTTTCTTGAACTTGCAGAACATTCTGCAGTCGGGCAGACTGGTGTTCTTCAGTACCTGCAAAAAATTGAACCGGTCATGCAGTCGATCAACGAGATAACGGAATTTACCAGGGATTACCAGAATATGGGGGAAACCCCCCCGACCTGGCAGAATGTCAAGCTGACGATGCTGTATGGGATCTCCCACATCTTCCTTGGTGATATAAGCCACAGCCTCGAAACTGAGAACCTTGAGATCTTTGCTGATCCCCTGCTTGAAAAAGCGTTCCAGGGCCTCTTCGAAAACACGATCGAACATGGGGGTCAGGTAGGCCATATCCGGGTCTGGTATAAGGAAACCAACAGAGGAGCGGTCATCTTCTTTGAAAACGATGGAGCCGGTATTCCGGAGGACCAAAAAGAGCGGATCTTTTTACGCGGTGAAGGAACACGTTCGCCGGTCCGGGGACTCTTCTTTGTCCGGGAGATCCTCGACCTCACCGGCATCACGATACAGGAGACAGGGGATCCGGTTGGAGGGGTTCGGTTTGAGATCACCGTGCCACAAGGGGCGTACCGGCTTGCCGGTATTTAA
- the gatC gene encoding Asp-tRNA(Asn)/Glu-tRNA(Gln) amidotransferase subunit GatC, whose protein sequence is MVLESDVEQIAALADLRIPEDRMGTFTTQFNRILEYFDILDQVDGEGGSMDRGVNVMREDLIVPSLTSEEVLSNAGGQEDGFIRGPRVM, encoded by the coding sequence ATGGTGCTTGAAAGTGACGTAGAACAGATCGCTGCGCTGGCTGATCTGAGGATACCGGAGGACCGAATGGGCACTTTTACCACCCAGTTCAACAGGATCCTCGAATATTTCGATATACTGGACCAGGTCGACGGTGAGGGTGGATCGATGGACCGTGGGGTGAATGTGATGCGTGAGGATCTGATCGTGCCGTCCCTGACCTCAGAGGAGGTCCTCTCCAATGCAGGTGGACAGGAGGATGGATTCATCAGAGGACCGCGGGTGATGTGA
- the gatB gene encoding Asp-tRNA(Asn)/Glu-tRNA(Gln) amidotransferase subunit GatB, with protein sequence MEQDTPTGQAVSASERAKGMVIIGLEIHCQLNTATKLFCGCSTDYRDDGPNTHVCPVCLGLPGTMPVINKKAVEFSLKVAKAFNCEIPEICEFSRKNYFYPDLPKGYQITQYDKPLANGGYVEIEGEDGEKRVRLTRIHMEEDPGRLVHKGGGDRARYTQIDYNRSGVPLIEIVTEPDLRSPKEARRLLNKLRATLEYLNVFDSEKEGSLRVDANISIKGSERVEVKNITSYKGVEKALTFEITRQRNIIRRGQQVERETRHFVETRGITTAGRTKVQENDYRYFPEPDLTPLAVRGWLKEIELPELPDARRERFVQQYGVSLNHARTLTGDLKLAEFYEQVAGLDPVLSATWVADTLLGELNYRNALIGIVDPGQFIELITLLKQETITEKSCVEVLRTMLDQLVETKQSESPKQIVERLNLAKSGGDVLSIAISEVLVECPQAVLDYQNGKKGAGNFLAGQVMKKTRGRADPRELNRLLAEAIALQEGVTVASDNH encoded by the coding sequence ATGGAGCAGGATACTCCGACCGGACAGGCCGTTTCGGCCTCTGAACGGGCGAAAGGGATGGTGATCATCGGGCTCGAGATCCACTGCCAGTTGAATACCGCCACCAAATTATTCTGCGGCTGTTCGACCGACTACCGTGACGACGGTCCGAACACGCACGTCTGCCCGGTCTGCCTCGGCCTTCCGGGGACGATGCCGGTGATCAATAAGAAAGCCGTGGAGTTCTCTCTGAAGGTTGCCAAGGCGTTCAACTGTGAGATCCCAGAAATCTGCGAGTTCTCACGGAAGAACTACTTCTATCCGGATCTCCCGAAGGGGTACCAGATCACCCAGTACGACAAACCTCTCGCCAACGGGGGATATGTCGAGATCGAGGGGGAAGACGGAGAGAAACGGGTCAGGCTGACCAGGATCCATATGGAAGAGGATCCAGGCCGGCTGGTCCACAAGGGCGGTGGCGATCGGGCCCGGTACACGCAGATCGACTACAATCGGTCCGGTGTACCGCTCATCGAGATCGTCACCGAACCGGATCTCCGCTCCCCCAAGGAGGCGCGGAGGCTGTTGAACAAACTCCGGGCCACCCTTGAATACCTGAACGTCTTCGACAGTGAGAAGGAGGGATCGCTCCGGGTGGATGCGAACATCTCGATCAAAGGGAGCGAGCGGGTCGAGGTGAAGAATATCACCTCATATAAGGGCGTCGAAAAGGCACTCACCTTTGAGATCACCAGGCAGCGGAATATCATCCGGCGCGGACAGCAGGTGGAGCGGGAGACCCGCCACTTTGTCGAGACCCGCGGGATCACCACGGCCGGCCGGACCAAGGTGCAGGAGAACGACTATCGTTACTTCCCAGAGCCCGACCTGACGCCGCTTGCGGTGCGGGGCTGGCTCAAGGAGATCGAACTCCCTGAGCTTCCCGATGCACGGCGTGAACGGTTCGTCCAGCAGTATGGGGTCTCGCTGAATCATGCACGGACCCTGACCGGCGACCTGAAACTCGCCGAATTCTATGAGCAGGTCGCCGGCCTTGATCCGGTCCTCTCCGCGACCTGGGTGGCCGACACGCTTCTTGGAGAACTGAACTATCGGAATGCTCTGATCGGGATCGTCGATCCGGGTCAGTTCATCGAACTGATCACACTGCTCAAGCAGGAGACGATCACCGAGAAGTCGTGTGTCGAGGTGCTCAGGACCATGCTCGACCAGCTGGTGGAGACGAAACAGTCCGAGTCTCCGAAGCAGATCGTCGAACGGCTGAACCTCGCCAAATCTGGCGGGGACGTCCTCTCGATCGCGATCAGCGAGGTGCTGGTCGAATGCCCGCAGGCGGTCCTCGACTATCAGAACGGGAAGAAAGGGGCCGGCAACTTCCTTGCCGGACAGGTGATGAAGAAGACACGGGGACGAGCAGATCCCAGGGAATTGAACAGGCTGCTTGCAGAAGCGATCGCTCTGCAGGAAGGGGTGACCGTTGCATCTGATAATCACTGA
- a CDS encoding DNA topoisomerase I, with translation MHLIITEKNIAADRIAHILAGKTYVEVKKDGGVSTYSFNDTVVVGLRGHVVEVDFEPGYTNWRSEVNTPRSLISARTIKAPTDKKIVTLIQKLTKKADHVTIATDFDTEGELIGKETYDLVKAVKPDVRVDRSRFSAITEEEIQTAFAAPAELDFALAAAGEARQLIDLIWGASLTRFISLAAHRGGKNILSVGRVQSPTLAMMVDREKEIEAFVPEPYWVLTVDSNKDGEPVLARHTTARFTDVAIAEEAKEATRAPLMVTEVKEGSKVDRAPTPFDTTGFIVAAGRLGFSAANAMRIAEDLYMHGYISYPRTDNTIYPRSLDLNGVLKTLQKTELSSAVIWVMANRRPVPTQGKKSTTDHPPIHPSGAATRAELGDERWKIYELVVRRFLATLSPDARWMTMKVLFTAGNEPYTTTGATLLEAGWRTVYPYSDATEHPLPRFAVGDSLPIEQVNLDRKETQPPPRYTQSRLIQQMEELGLGTKSTRHEVIGKLVGRKYIEGNPLRPTLVGRAVIESLEDHAAAITRPDMTQTIDAHMQQIKERKRTRDDVVTESRAMLNRAFDELEEHQSQIGEDIMGRTVEEMILGPCPVCGSDLRIHHIRNSSQFIGCTRYPDCRFNIGLPLTQWGWAIRTDTVCPTHHLNHVRLIAKGSRPWDIGCPLCHHIESNQETMVLIPSMTEEILGRLQQHHIYTVHEVADAPPEALASAAEISSTAAEHLKSEGEAVLGLLRLRSELRKFVRKQVPPRRGRSHAKIMKHLHANGINTIADLAKADPTLLRTAGVGEKEVTSLLMQAKEYCNDKTLRAIGVPAISLKKYYAAGIQSPEDFCRYHPVYLSVKTGISPDTTFRHAEMVCIAQNRPVPRKVTRAMLERGRAELLTIPGLGETTIEKLYSGGVIDGMTLASADPAALASHSGIPLKKVQEFQSRLPGSSQAS, from the coding sequence TTGCATCTGATAATCACTGAAAAGAACATTGCGGCTGACAGAATAGCCCATATCCTCGCAGGAAAGACCTACGTCGAGGTGAAGAAGGACGGGGGGGTCAGTACCTACTCGTTCAACGACACGGTCGTGGTCGGTCTTCGGGGGCACGTGGTGGAGGTGGACTTCGAGCCAGGATACACCAACTGGCGGAGCGAGGTGAACACTCCGAGATCCCTGATCTCGGCCAGGACCATCAAAGCGCCGACCGACAAGAAGATCGTCACGCTGATCCAGAAACTGACCAAAAAAGCCGACCATGTCACGATCGCGACTGATTTTGATACCGAGGGGGAACTGATCGGGAAGGAGACCTATGACCTCGTCAAGGCTGTCAAGCCGGATGTCAGGGTCGACCGGTCCCGGTTCAGTGCGATCACCGAGGAGGAGATCCAGACTGCGTTCGCTGCACCGGCCGAGCTTGATTTTGCTCTGGCTGCAGCCGGCGAGGCACGGCAACTGATCGATCTGATCTGGGGAGCCTCGCTCACCCGGTTCATCAGCCTGGCCGCCCACCGCGGCGGCAAGAACATCCTCTCTGTCGGCAGGGTTCAGAGCCCGACCCTTGCGATGATGGTCGACCGTGAGAAGGAGATCGAGGCGTTCGTGCCTGAACCCTACTGGGTGCTCACCGTCGATTCAAACAAGGACGGGGAGCCGGTGCTCGCCCGTCATACCACAGCACGGTTCACTGATGTGGCGATAGCAGAGGAGGCGAAAGAAGCCACCCGCGCCCCACTGATGGTGACCGAGGTGAAGGAGGGATCCAAGGTCGACCGTGCTCCGACTCCGTTCGATACCACAGGTTTCATCGTGGCCGCCGGCCGGCTCGGTTTCTCTGCCGCGAACGCGATGCGGATCGCAGAGGATCTGTACATGCACGGGTACATTTCGTATCCCCGTACAGACAACACCATCTATCCCAGGTCGCTCGATCTGAATGGCGTCCTCAAGACGCTGCAGAAGACCGAACTCTCGTCTGCTGTCATATGGGTTATGGCCAATCGGAGACCAGTGCCGACCCAGGGTAAGAAGTCCACCACCGACCACCCGCCAATCCACCCAAGTGGAGCGGCGACCAGGGCCGAACTCGGCGACGAGCGGTGGAAGATCTATGAACTGGTAGTCCGCCGGTTCCTCGCGACTCTCTCCCCTGATGCCCGCTGGATGACGATGAAGGTCCTCTTTACGGCTGGAAATGAGCCGTACACCACCACCGGAGCGACTCTGCTCGAGGCTGGATGGCGGACTGTCTACCCCTACAGCGATGCGACCGAACACCCGCTCCCGCGCTTTGCGGTCGGCGATAGCCTGCCGATCGAGCAGGTGAACCTCGACCGGAAGGAGACCCAGCCGCCGCCCCGGTACACCCAGAGCAGGCTGATCCAGCAGATGGAAGAACTCGGGCTCGGAACCAAGAGTACCCGGCACGAGGTGATCGGGAAACTGGTCGGCCGGAAATATATCGAAGGGAATCCGCTCAGGCCGACGCTGGTCGGACGGGCCGTGATCGAGTCGCTCGAAGACCATGCGGCTGCCATCACCCGACCGGACATGACCCAGACGATCGATGCACATATGCAGCAGATCAAAGAGCGGAAGCGGACACGCGATGATGTGGTGACCGAATCGCGGGCCATGCTGAACCGTGCGTTCGACGAACTGGAGGAGCACCAGAGTCAGATCGGTGAGGATATCATGGGGAGGACCGTCGAGGAGATGATCCTCGGCCCCTGTCCTGTCTGTGGGAGCGATCTCCGGATCCATCATATCCGGAACAGCAGCCAGTTCATCGGATGCACCCGGTATCCGGACTGCCGGTTCAACATCGGACTGCCCCTGACCCAGTGGGGATGGGCGATCAGGACCGATACGGTCTGCCCAACCCATCACCTGAACCATGTCAGGTTGATCGCCAAAGGGTCCAGGCCCTGGGATATCGGCTGCCCGCTCTGTCACCATATCGAATCCAATCAGGAGACGATGGTGCTGATCCCCTCGATGACCGAGGAGATACTCGGACGGTTGCAGCAGCATCACATCTATACCGTTCATGAAGTCGCCGATGCACCCCCTGAGGCGCTCGCCTCCGCGGCAGAGATTTCATCAACAGCGGCGGAACACCTGAAGTCTGAAGGAGAAGCGGTCCTTGGACTCCTCCGGCTCCGCTCAGAACTGCGAAAATTTGTCAGAAAGCAGGTTCCACCCCGGCGCGGCAGGAGTCATGCCAAGATCATGAAGCATCTCCATGCGAACGGTATCAATACGATCGCCGACCTCGCAAAGGCGGACCCGACCCTGCTTCGGACAGCAGGGGTCGGGGAGAAGGAGGTGACATCCCTCCTTATGCAGGCGAAGGAGTACTGCAACGACAAGACGTTGCGTGCCATCGGAGTGCCGGCGATCAGCCTCAAAAAGTACTATGCCGCAGGAATCCAGAGTCCCGAGGATTTCTGCAGGTATCATCCGGTCTATCTGAGTGTCAAGACCGGAATCAGTCCGGACACCACGTTCCGGCATGCAGAGATGGTCTGCATCGCCCAGAACAGACCGGTGCCCCGCAAAGTGACCAGGGCAATGCTCGAACGGGGGCGTGCCGAACTATTGACGATTCCCGGGCTTGGGGAGACGACGATCGAGAAGCTGTACAGCGGCGGCGTGATCGACGGCATGACCCTTGCCTCTGCAGATCCTGCGGCGCTGGCCAGCCATTCCGGGATCCCGCTCAAGAAGGTACAGGAATTTCAATCGCGGCTCCCTGGTTCCTCTCAGGCCAGTTGA